One window of Mesorhizobium sp. PAMC28654 genomic DNA carries:
- a CDS encoding SDR family oxidoreductase, with amino-acid sequence MLITGASSGIGEATARHLAVHGHRIVLGARRTERLAALVKDIKQAGGQALHQELDVTDLDSVRAFVAAAHERYGRVDVLVNNAGIMPLSFMAELRVDEWNQMIDVNLRGVLNGIAAVLPIMAEQKSGHIINVASVSGHRVDPTAAVYSATKFAVRALSEGLRQESRDLRVTVVSPGLTRTELFDGIASPEVRAGARAMVEQASIPASAIAEAIGFAISQPDGVDINELVVRPTAQG; translated from the coding sequence GTGCTGATCACCGGCGCCAGCAGTGGCATAGGTGAGGCAACGGCCCGCCATCTTGCTGTGCATGGCCACAGGATCGTTCTTGGCGCAAGGCGCACCGAACGCCTCGCCGCGCTGGTCAAGGACATCAAGCAGGCTGGCGGGCAGGCGCTGCATCAGGAACTGGACGTGACCGACCTCGACAGCGTCAGGGCTTTCGTTGCTGCCGCGCATGAGCGCTACGGTCGAGTCGACGTTCTGGTCAACAATGCCGGCATTATGCCGCTGTCGTTCATGGCTGAATTGCGTGTCGACGAATGGAACCAGATGATCGACGTCAATCTTCGCGGCGTTCTCAATGGCATCGCCGCCGTGCTGCCGATCATGGCCGAGCAGAAGTCTGGCCATATCATCAACGTTGCGTCCGTCTCCGGGCATCGGGTCGATCCCACGGCAGCGGTATACAGCGCCACCAAATTCGCCGTGCGGGCACTCTCCGAAGGACTGCGGCAAGAAAGCAGGGACCTGCGCGTGACGGTCGTCAGCCCTGGCCTCACCCGCACTGAATTGTTTGACGGCATCGCCAGCCCCGAGGTCAGGGCCGGAGCCCGCGCGATGGTGGAGCAAGCCTCCATTCCGGCCAGCGCCATAGCCGAGGCGATCGGTTTTGCCATTAGCCAGCCGGATGGCGTCGACATCAATGAATTGGTCGTGCGTCCAACGGCGCAGGGGTAG
- a CDS encoding AraC family transcriptional regulator: protein MASIIARFTTGDGEYSTAIGSLFLSRRSRPTQPVRTAQWPCFALVVQGEKSLGLGPELYRYGVGDYLVVSLDLPVASRVTQASAGRPHLGLGMAIVPKALKEALGRIDPARPAIAPDAMRGVAVNAAPHDLLDASLRLLRLLDRPEDIAAMAPLIEQEILYRLLSGRFGQHLLQMAMADTVSNRIARATAWLRENFARPLRIEALAEHAGMSASSLHHQFKAVTAMTPMQYQKQLRLHEARRLMMIEKMDVGTAGYRVGYQSPSQFSREYRRLYGLPPLRDVAAANASLAAE, encoded by the coding sequence ATGGCATCGATCATTGCCCGTTTCACCACCGGCGACGGTGAATATTCGACCGCGATCGGCAGTCTTTTCCTCAGTCGCCGCTCCCGCCCGACACAGCCGGTGCGCACCGCGCAATGGCCGTGCTTCGCGCTTGTCGTGCAAGGCGAAAAGAGCCTCGGGCTCGGGCCTGAACTTTATCGCTACGGTGTCGGGGATTACCTCGTGGTCTCACTAGATCTTCCCGTCGCTTCACGCGTGACGCAAGCAAGCGCAGGCCGGCCGCATCTCGGGCTCGGCATGGCGATCGTTCCGAAGGCGCTGAAGGAAGCGCTGGGCCGGATCGATCCGGCACGACCGGCCATTGCCCCGGATGCCATGCGCGGTGTCGCTGTCAATGCAGCGCCGCACGATCTGCTCGACGCGTCCTTGAGGCTGCTGCGGCTGCTGGATCGACCTGAGGACATTGCGGCGATGGCGCCATTGATCGAGCAGGAAATTCTTTATCGCCTGCTTAGCGGCCGGTTTGGCCAGCATCTCCTGCAGATGGCGATGGCCGACACCGTCAGCAACAGGATTGCCCGGGCCACTGCCTGGCTGCGGGAGAATTTCGCGAGGCCACTGCGCATTGAGGCGCTGGCTGAACACGCCGGCATGAGCGCGTCATCCTTGCACCATCAGTTCAAGGCTGTCACAGCGATGACGCCGATGCAGTACCAGAAACAACTGCGCCTGCACGAAGCACGCCGCCTGATGATGATCGAGAAGATGGATGTCGGCACTGCAGGCTATCGTGTCGGCTATCAGAGCCCGTCGCAGTTCAGTCGCGAATACAGGCGGCTCTACGGTTTGCCGCCGCTACGCGACGTTGCCGCTGCCAACGCGTCGCTCGCGGCCGAATAG
- the ndk gene encoding nucleoside-diphosphate kinase, producing MALERTFSMIKPDATRRNLTGAITKMLEEAGLRVIASRRVWMSRREAEGFYAVHKDRPFFGELVEFMSSAPTVVQVLEGENAIARNREVMGATNPANAAEGTIRKVHALSIGENSVHGSDAPETAAEEIKYWFSDTEVVG from the coding sequence ATGGCGCTCGAACGCACCTTTTCCATGATCAAGCCGGACGCGACCCGTCGCAATCTCACCGGCGCCATCACAAAGATGCTGGAGGAGGCCGGTCTGCGCGTCATCGCTTCGCGCCGCGTCTGGATGAGCCGCCGCGAAGCGGAAGGCTTCTATGCCGTCCACAAGGATCGCCCGTTCTTCGGCGAGCTGGTGGAATTCATGTCGTCGGCGCCGACAGTGGTCCAGGTTCTCGAGGGCGAAAACGCCATCGCCAGGAACCGCGAAGTGATGGGCGCGACCAACCCTGCCAATGCCGCCGAAGGCACAATCCGCAAGGTGCACGCGCTGTCGATCGGCGAGAATTCCGTGCATGGCTCCGACGCGCCGGAGACCGCCGCCGAAGAGATCAAGTACTGGTTCTCGGACACCGAGGTCGTCGGCTGA
- a CDS encoding alpha/beta fold hydrolase: MPFITATDGTQLYWREWGQGQPMLFLSSLGFGSQMWDYQMIAFAEQGFRCICFDRRGHGRSDHPAGGYDHDTFADDVATLIEELDLSGITLVGHSMAGGEAVRYLTRHGGGRVSRLVLLAPMTPMLLRTDDNPDGAPREGFEALWALWKHDYSKWVTDNIAPFFIPETSPGMIRWGSTLVQVSVPVALACSRDMVEQDFRAELREIALPTLLIHGDRDRSAPIELTGKPSARLIPDCRFLVYEGAPHGMMYTHMDRLHADMLRFVRET; encoded by the coding sequence ATGCCTTTCATCACGGCAACAGACGGCACGCAGCTCTACTGGCGGGAATGGGGGCAGGGGCAGCCGATGTTGTTCCTCAGCAGCCTCGGCTTCGGCAGCCAGATGTGGGACTACCAGATGATCGCTTTCGCCGAGCAAGGGTTTCGCTGCATCTGCTTTGACCGCCGCGGCCATGGCCGCTCCGATCACCCTGCGGGCGGCTATGACCACGACACCTTCGCCGACGACGTTGCAACGTTGATCGAGGAACTCGATCTTTCCGGCATAACCCTGGTCGGCCATTCCATGGCGGGCGGTGAGGCGGTGCGCTATCTGACCCGGCACGGCGGCGGACGTGTTTCGCGTCTCGTCCTGCTGGCGCCGATGACGCCGATGCTGCTCAGGACCGACGACAATCCGGACGGCGCACCACGGGAGGGCTTCGAGGCCCTTTGGGCGCTATGGAAGCACGACTATTCGAAATGGGTGACCGACAACATCGCGCCGTTCTTCATTCCTGAGACGTCGCCCGGCATGATCCGCTGGGGCAGCACCTTGGTGCAGGTATCGGTTCCGGTGGCGCTGGCCTGCAGCCGCGACATGGTCGAGCAGGATTTTCGCGCCGAGCTGCGCGAGATCGCGCTTCCGACGCTGTTGATCCACGGCGATCGCGACCGTTCGGCACCCATAGAACTGACCGGCAAACCATCGGCCAGGCTCATCCCCGACTGCCGCTTCCTCGTCTATGAGGGCGCGCCGCACGGCATGATGTACACGCATATGGACCGGCTGCATGCCGACATGCTGCGGTTCGTGCGTGAAACCTGA
- a CDS encoding helix-turn-helix domain-containing protein — MTVHQTPFGVLLRRWREQRRMTQTDLALAAESSTRHLSYLETGRSRPSREMVARLAECLAVPLRDQNTLLLAAGFAPGFQERPLAELDAARKAIDSVLQAHKPYPAFAVDRHWNVVLSNSALPQLYEGCSADLMRSPVNAVRLILHPAGMGPRILNFTSWRDHTLHVLRQQIEARADPVIQGLLAEVMAYPVPPNSETADSQDAAQRLATPLRIATRLGTVSFLNTTTVFGTPNDVTLAELALEMLFPADGQTIEIVKAMVRAPAALT, encoded by the coding sequence ATGACCGTGCATCAAACCCCTTTCGGCGTGCTGCTTCGGCGCTGGCGCGAGCAACGCCGGATGACACAGACCGATCTCGCACTGGCGGCAGAGAGTTCGACCAGGCATCTTTCTTATCTTGAGACCGGACGCTCGCGACCCAGCCGCGAGATGGTTGCGCGGCTCGCCGAATGCCTCGCTGTTCCGCTGCGCGATCAGAACACTCTGCTGCTCGCTGCCGGCTTTGCGCCCGGCTTCCAGGAGCGCCCACTGGCGGAGCTGGACGCGGCAAGAAAGGCTATCGACAGCGTGCTGCAGGCGCACAAGCCCTATCCCGCCTTTGCGGTCGACCGCCATTGGAATGTCGTGCTGTCGAATTCGGCCCTGCCGCAGCTCTACGAAGGCTGCTCGGCCGATCTCATGCGTAGCCCGGTCAACGCCGTGCGTCTCATCCTGCATCCCGCCGGAATGGGCCCGCGCATCCTGAACTTCACCTCCTGGCGCGACCACACGCTGCATGTCTTGCGTCAGCAGATCGAGGCGCGAGCCGATCCGGTCATTCAGGGCCTGCTGGCCGAAGTGATGGCCTATCCGGTGCCACCCAACTCTGAAACAGCGGACAGCCAGGACGCAGCACAGCGCCTGGCAACCCCGCTGAGAATCGCGACCCGACTCGGCACTGTTTCCTTCCTCAACACCACCACCGTCTTCGGCACGCCCAACGATGTGACGCTGGCGGAGCTCGCCCTGGAAATGCTGTTTCCGGCTGATGGCCAGACCATCGAAATCGTCAAGGCCATGGTGCGAGCGCCTGCCGCGCTGACGTAG
- a CDS encoding class I SAM-dependent methyltransferase, translated as MTSTVPGFFQGTEMPTSGWWEALWPDPAVVLAATGIKAGMNVIDLCSGDGWFTLQIAKVARHVIAIDIDAELLEVARQRLAENGMTNCDFMAGDAYELARLASGPADFVFMANAFHGVPDRPRLARAVHATLAPAGRFAIVNWHQTPREKTVVLDEPRGPKTELRLSPEQTIAAVESSGLKLAELIDVPPYHYGAVFEESTSRG; from the coding sequence ATGACCAGCACCGTCCCGGGATTCTTCCAGGGCACCGAGATGCCCACCAGCGGATGGTGGGAAGCGCTGTGGCCTGACCCGGCAGTTGTGCTCGCGGCAACGGGGATCAAGGCGGGCATGAACGTGATCGACCTATGCTCGGGTGACGGCTGGTTCACGCTGCAAATCGCCAAGGTCGCACGTCACGTCATTGCCATCGACATCGACGCCGAATTGCTTGAAGTCGCGCGTCAGCGATTGGCCGAAAACGGCATGACGAATTGCGACTTCATGGCGGGAGACGCCTATGAGCTTGCCCGGCTGGCGTCCGGACCTGCCGACTTTGTTTTCATGGCAAACGCCTTTCATGGCGTTCCTGACCGCCCTCGCCTGGCCCGCGCCGTACATGCGACGCTTGCGCCGGCCGGGCGTTTTGCCATCGTAAACTGGCATCAGACCCCGCGCGAGAAAACCGTTGTGCTGGACGAGCCTCGCGGGCCGAAGACCGAGCTGAGATTGTCTCCCGAACAGACTATCGCCGCCGTCGAGTCCAGCGGCCTGAAGCTTGCGGAACTGATTGACGTGCCGCCTTACCATTACGGTGCCGTCTTCGAAGAATCGACCTCCCGAGGCTGA
- a CDS encoding META domain-containing protein has translation MFISDIRHQVDPLTDAPQTILLKMVPQASAEPAPVFGQSWVVEYVDGIGAIADPRATLRISEAGKAGGSDPCNVYFATAKVEGQSIAIRDIGSTFKACAPEVMAEEKAMFDALVKAASFRIDAGKLIIADKDNRDILRFSAAS, from the coding sequence ATGTTCATCAGTGACATCCGCCATCAGGTCGATCCGCTGACCGATGCGCCGCAGACCATTCTTCTGAAGATGGTGCCACAGGCGTCGGCCGAACCGGCGCCGGTCTTCGGGCAAAGCTGGGTCGTCGAATATGTCGATGGCATCGGCGCGATTGCGGATCCGCGAGCGACGTTGCGGATCAGCGAGGCCGGCAAGGCCGGCGGCAGCGACCCCTGCAATGTCTATTTCGCCACCGCGAAGGTCGAAGGCCAGTCGATTGCGATCAGAGACATCGGTTCGACCTTCAAGGCTTGCGCGCCTGAGGTGATGGCCGAGGAGAAGGCGATGTTCGACGCGCTGGTCAAGGCGGCATCCTTCCGCATCGATGCCGGCAAGCTGATCATCGCCGACAAGGACAACCGCGACATCCTGCGCTTCAGCGCGGCAAGCTGA
- a CDS encoding molybdenum cofactor biosynthesis protein MoaE, whose translation MPATAIPMVRIQAQDFDIAAEIARLTDGRADIGAVVTFSGLCRDEQGRLSALELEHYPGMAEAEIARIATEAVERWPLQGLTAIHRHGKIRPGENIVLVVAASAHRQAAFEAANFLMDFLKSRAPFWKKEHLVDGSEGGWVEAKETDDKAASRWTSPSE comes from the coding sequence ATGCCGGCCACGGCCATACCGATGGTGCGTATCCAGGCGCAGGATTTCGATATTGCCGCCGAGATCGCCAGGCTGACGGACGGTCGCGCCGATATCGGCGCCGTGGTGACATTCTCCGGTCTTTGCCGGGACGAGCAGGGCAGGCTTTCGGCGCTTGAACTGGAGCACTATCCCGGCATGGCCGAAGCCGAAATCGCACGCATCGCCACTGAAGCGGTCGAGCGCTGGCCGCTACAAGGGCTGACGGCAATCCATCGTCACGGCAAGATACGGCCGGGCGAGAATATTGTACTGGTGGTGGCCGCTTCCGCGCACCGGCAGGCGGCATTCGAGGCGGCGAATTTCCTGATGGATTTCCTGAAATCGCGTGCGCCGTTCTGGAAGAAAGAACATCTTGTCGACGGTTCCGAAGGAGGCTGGGTGGAGGCCAAGGAGACCGATGACAAGGCGGCCTCGCGATGGACATCGCCGTCCGAATAA
- the moaD gene encoding molybdopterin converting factor subunit 1, giving the protein MGSGKTRLIYFAWVRERIGMAEEDVDLPAGIETVADLLRWLKSRGEEYEHALQYPDVIRVAINQEHVDHRERIAGAREIALFPPMTGG; this is encoded by the coding sequence ATGGGCAGCGGCAAAACCAGGCTCATCTACTTCGCCTGGGTGCGCGAACGGATCGGCATGGCGGAAGAGGACGTGGACTTGCCGGCCGGCATCGAGACGGTCGCCGACCTGCTGCGCTGGTTGAAATCGCGTGGTGAGGAATACGAGCACGCGCTGCAATATCCAGATGTCATCCGCGTCGCCATAAACCAGGAACATGTCGATCATCGCGAGAGGATCGCCGGGGCACGTGAGATCGCGCTGTTTCCGCCAATGACCGGAGGCTGA
- the pgsA gene encoding CDP-diacylglycerol--glycerol-3-phosphate 3-phosphatidyltransferase: protein MAKRAFNLPNMLTYARIVAVPLVVLCFFLEGHLKSSDFARWSALVIFLLASITDYLDGYLARAWQQTSNIGKMLDPIADKLLVATCLLLLAADTDRHAGIAGWSLWAAIIILCREILVSGLREYLAALKVSVPVTQLAKWKTAIQMVAIAFLLAGPAGDKIFPLTTLTGLVLLWIAALVTLYTGYDYFRAGLKHIMDE, encoded by the coding sequence ATGGCCAAGCGCGCGTTCAACCTGCCCAATATGCTCACCTATGCCCGCATCGTCGCGGTGCCGCTGGTGGTGCTGTGTTTCTTTCTCGAAGGGCATCTGAAATCGAGCGACTTTGCCCGCTGGTCGGCGCTTGTCATCTTCCTGCTGGCGAGTATCACGGATTATCTGGACGGCTACCTGGCGCGCGCCTGGCAGCAGACCTCCAACATCGGCAAGATGCTTGATCCGATCGCCGACAAGCTGCTGGTCGCCACCTGCCTGCTGCTGCTGGCGGCCGACACCGATCGTCATGCCGGCATCGCCGGTTGGTCGCTGTGGGCGGCGATCATTATCCTGTGTCGCGAAATCCTGGTCTCCGGCCTTCGCGAATATCTGGCGGCGCTGAAGGTCTCGGTGCCCGTGACGCAACTGGCCAAGTGGAAGACCGCGATCCAGATGGTCGCCATCGCCTTTCTGCTGGCCGGACCGGCTGGCGACAAGATCTTCCCGCTGACCACTCTGACGGGACTGGTGCTGCTGTGGATTGCCGCCCTGGTCACGCTGTACACCGGCTACGACTACTTCCGTGCCGGCCTCAAGCACATCATGGACGAGTGA